A single genomic interval of Hevea brasiliensis isolate MT/VB/25A 57/8 chromosome 4, ASM3005281v1, whole genome shotgun sequence harbors:
- the LOC110633102 gene encoding RING-H2 finger protein ATL2 — protein MDSDQGIPSNEYYSKGYSLSGRIMLTAIVILFFVIIMTACLHLYARWYLLHARRRQVRRARSRRTNLIFYVDPSNPAAAHITIPSRGLDAAVLKSLPVFVYSSKTYPDSIECAVCLSEFEENEKGRILPKCNHSFHIECIDMWFHSHSTCPLCRSPVEPVPEKSAQLDSSMNVTENGSSSDLSATCQHEEDHVGASTSSFGGRRKPAELVGVTIEVPRRTGNFEDELVTESPTYRSPMSRMLSFRRILSRERRGNMSPYSGNPTSYVGLVSESDLERGRDEANSVV, from the coding sequence ATGGATTCAGACCAAGGAATTCCCAGCAATGAATACTACAGCAAAGGCTATTCTTTAAGCGGTAGGATTATGCTAACCGCGATTGTTATCCTCTTCTTTGTGATAATTATGACTGCTTGTCTCCACCTCTACGCCCGCTGGTACCTCCTCCATGCTCGCCGCCGTCAAGTTCGCCGTGCCCGGAGCCGTCGCACTAATCTCATATTTTATGTTGATCCCTCCAACCCCGCAGCCGCCCATATTACCATTCCCTCCCGTGGACTGGATGCTGCAGTTCTAAAGTCGCTGCCGGTATTTGTTTATTCTTCCAAAACTTACCCAGATTCGATTGAGTGTGCCGTTTGCTTATCCGAATTCGAAGAGAACGAAAAGGGCCGGATCTTACCCAAATGCAACCACAGCTTCCATATTGAGTGCATCGACATGTGGTTCCATTCTCACTCCACTTGTCCTCTCTGCCGCTCCCCTGTTGAACCCGTACCTGAAAAATCTGCCCAGTTAGATTCCTCGATGAATGTTACTGAAAACGGTTCCAGCTCCGATTTAAGCGCCACCTGCCAGCATGAGGAAGACCATGTGGGTGCATCTACTTCGTCTTTTGGGGGTCGAAGGAAACCAGCGGAACTGGTGGGTGTGACAATAGAAGTACCCAGAAGAACTGGTAATTTCGAAGACGAGTTAGTGACCGAGTCACCGACTTATAGATCGCCGATGAGTCGTATGTTGTCTTTTAGGAGGATTCTGAGCAGAGAAAGAAGAGGTAATATGTCTCCCTATTCAGGGAATCCAACGAGTTATGTTGGGTTAGTGAGCGAGTCAGACCTGGAAAGAGGCAGAGATGAGGCAAACTCAGTGGTGTGA